Below is a genomic region from Chiloscyllium plagiosum isolate BGI_BamShark_2017 unplaced genomic scaffold, ASM401019v2 scaf_47776, whole genome shotgun sequence.
GGGAACTGCACTAGTGCACGCATCGGGGGTCTGCACTGTGACACGCAGGCGCAGAGAGACTACACGGCAACACGCAGGCGCGGGGGGACTGCACTGCTATACGCAGACAGGGGGGCACAGCACTGTGACACGCAGGCGCGAGGGACTGCATTGCGACACGCAGGCGCGGGGGCACAACACTGCGACACGCAGGCTCGGGGGGACTGCACTGTGACACGCAGGCGCGGGGTGACTGCACTGCGACACGCAGGCGCGGCGGGACTGCACTGCGACACGCAGGCGTGGCGGGACTGCACTGCGACACGCAGGCGCGGCGGGACTGCACTGCGACACGCGAGCGCGGGGGGACTGCACTGCGACACGCAGGCGCGGGGGGACTGCACTGCGACACGCAGGCGCGGCGGGACTGCACTGCGACACGCAGGCGCGAGGGGTTTGCACGGCGACACGCAGGCTCGGGGGGACTGCACTGTGACACGCAGGCGCGGGGTGACTGCACTGCTACACGCAGGCGCGGCGGGACTGCACTGCGACACGCAGGCGCGGCGGGACTGCACTGCGACACGCAGGCGCGGCGGGACTGCACTGCGACACGCGAGCGCGGGGGGACTGCACTGCGACACGCAGGCGCGGGGGGACTGCACTGCGACACGCAGGCGCGGGGGGACTGGACTGCGACACGCATGCACGGGGGGACTGGACCGCGACACGCAGGCGCAGGGGAACTGCACTGCAAAACACAGGCGCAGGGGACAGCACAGCGACACACAGGTGTGGATGGACTGCCTTACGACAGGCAGGCGCAGGGGATTGCACTGTGACATGCAGGCGCGAGGGGACTGCACTGTGACACGCAGGCTCGGGGGGACTGCACTGCGACACGCAGGCGCAGGGGGACTGCACTGCGACACGCAGGCGCAGGGGGACAGCACTGCGACACGCAGGCGCGGGGGCACAGCATTGCGACATGCAGGCGCGGGGGAACTGCACTAGTGCATGCATCAGGGGGACTGCACTGCGACACGAAAGCGCGGAGGCACAGCACTGCGACACGCAGGCACAGGGGGAACAGCACTGAGACACACGAGCGCGGGGGCGCAGCACCGCGACACGCGGGGGCACAGCACTGCGACATGCGGGGACTGCACTGCGACACACGGGCGCGGGGGGACTGCACTGCGAAACGCGGGCGCGGGGGGACTGCACAGCGACACGCAGGCGCGTGAGGACTGCACAGCGACACGCAGGCACAGGGGGAACAGCACTGCGACACGCGAGCGTGGGGGCGCAGCACCGCGACACGCGGGGGCACAGCACTGCGACATGCGGGCGCGGGGGGACTGCACTGCGACACGCGGGTCCTGGGGGACTGCACTGCGACACGCAGGCGCGGGGGGACTGCACTGCGACACGCAGGCGCGGCGGGACTGCACTGCGACACGCAGGCGCTGTGGAACTGGACTGCGACACGCAGGCGCGGGGGGACTGCACTGCGACACGCAGGCGCGGGAGGACTGCATTGCGACACGCAGGCGCGGGAGGACTGCACTGCGACACGCAGGTGCGGGAGGACTGCACTGCGACAGGCAGGCGCGGGGGGACTGCACTGCGACACAGGCGCGGGAGGACTGCACTGCGACATGCAGGCGCGGGGGGACTGCACTGCGACATGCAGGCGCGGGGGGACTGCACTGAGACACGCAGGGACTGGGGTACTGCACTAGTGCACGCATCAGGGGGTCTGCACTGCGACACGCAGGCGCAGGGAGACAGCACTGCGACACGCAGACAGGGGGGCACAGCACTGCGACACGCGAGCGTGGGGGGACAACACTGCAACACGCAGGCGCGGCGGGACTGGACAGCGACACGCAGGCGCGGCGGGACTGGACTGCGACACGCAGGCGCGGCGGGACAGGACTGCGACACGCAGGCGCGGCGGGACTGGACTGCGACACGCAGGGGGCACAGCACTGCGACACGCGAGCGTGGGGGGACAGCACTGCAACACGCAGGCGCGGGGGGACTGCACTGCGACACGCAGGCGGACAACACTGCGACACGCAGGCGCGGGGGAACTGGACTGCGACACGTAGGCGCGGGGGGACAGCACTGCGACACGCAGGCGCGGCGGGACTGCACTGCGACACGCAGGCGCGGGGGCACAGCACTGCGACACGCAGGCACAGCACTGCGACACGCAGGCGCGGGGGCACAGCACTGCGACGCGGAGGCACAGCACTGCGACAAGCAGGCTCGGGGGGACTGCACGGCGACACGCGGGCGCGGGGGGCCTGCACGGCGACACGCAGGCGCGGCGGGACTGGACA
It encodes:
- the LOC122545489 gene encoding keratin-associated protein 10-1-like, which encodes MSQCSPPAPACRSAVLPRLCRSAVPPRLPVAVQSSRTCVSQCSPPAPACRNAVLPRLRVAVQSPRACVSQSSSTAPACRSAVPPRLRVAVQSPRACVSQCSPPGPACRSAVPPRPHVAVLCPRVSRCCAPTLACRSAVPPVPACRCAVLTRLRVAVQSPRARVSQCSPPAPVCRSAVPACRSAVPPRVAVLRPRARVSQCCSPCACVSQCCASALSCRSAVPLMHALVQFPRACMSQCCAPAPACRSAVPLRLRVAVQSPCACVSQCSPPEPACHSAVPSRLHVTVQSPAPACLQFPCACVSRSSPPVHACRSPVPPRLRVAVQSPRACVSQCSPPALACRSAVPPRLRVAVQSRRACVSQCSPAAPACSSAVTPRLRVTVQSPRACVSPCKPLAPACRSAVPPRLRVAVQSPRACVSQCSPPALACRSAVPPRLRVAVQSRHACVSQCSPAAPACRSAVTPRLRVTVQSPRACVSQCCAPAPACRNAVPRACVSQCCAPLSAYSSAVPPRLRVAV